The Micromonospora sp. WMMD961 genome has a segment encoding these proteins:
- a CDS encoding FAD-dependent monooxygenase, which produces MIPVLVVGGGPVGLSLAGRLGQLGVPAVLVEQHPDTAAFPKGRALSIRSMEIFRSWGLEKEITAAGLPREHLAFYSGRTLTDPCGTRIVTGPASRPPVPSPTYTLLCSQDRLEPLLLAHAQRLQPGRIRFGTELVDLTVDRDGVTVELSAGGHHERLRARYLVAADGARSGIRGRLGIAMAGPSGVSRNLNILFDADLGQQIADRPCAVYTITQPGLHGAFLAVDNQHRWLFNLVADGDEVDLDRLDDADCVGLVRTAAGLPDLTVTVVGRQVWHAAAQVAERFRHGPVFLAGDAAHVTTPYGGFGMNCGIADADNLAWKLAAVHHGWAAPELLDTYEPERRPVALASAAESHRRLVDTIDAQRTGAPPRGRPSEGLVLGYHYASAAVITDGAPPPPGDPVADYVPTGRPGHRLPHIWLDEEQTRSTLDLVTGDGLTLLAGPAAAWVPIAVEQARLAEFPLTVHALDDALPQSTLAAFLDRCGLRDDGGLLLRPDGHIGWRTPGTPRNGIREMMDRVRQPAQMPGRRHRWPAEGDT; this is translated from the coding sequence ATGATCCCCGTGCTCGTGGTCGGCGGCGGCCCCGTCGGGTTGAGCCTGGCCGGCCGCCTTGGCCAGCTCGGTGTCCCGGCTGTCCTGGTCGAGCAGCACCCCGACACCGCCGCTTTCCCCAAGGGCAGGGCGCTGAGCATCCGCAGCATGGAGATCTTCCGTTCGTGGGGACTGGAGAAGGAGATCACGGCTGCTGGCCTGCCGCGCGAGCACCTGGCCTTCTACAGCGGCCGCACTCTCACCGACCCGTGCGGCACCCGCATCGTCACCGGCCCCGCGTCTCGGCCGCCGGTGCCCAGCCCCACCTACACCCTGCTCTGCTCACAGGACCGCCTCGAACCGCTGCTACTCGCGCACGCGCAACGGCTCCAGCCCGGCCGGATCCGGTTCGGCACCGAACTCGTCGATCTCACCGTCGACCGCGACGGAGTCACCGTCGAGTTGTCCGCCGGCGGTCACCACGAGCGGCTGCGCGCGCGGTATCTCGTCGCCGCGGACGGGGCCCGTAGCGGTATTCGTGGACGACTCGGCATCGCGATGGCCGGCCCGTCCGGTGTTTCCCGCAACCTGAACATCCTGTTCGACGCCGACCTCGGCCAGCAGATCGCCGACCGGCCGTGCGCGGTCTACACGATCACCCAACCCGGCCTGCACGGCGCGTTCCTCGCCGTCGACAACCAGCACCGGTGGCTGTTCAACCTCGTCGCCGACGGTGACGAGGTCGACCTCGACAGGCTCGACGACGCCGACTGCGTCGGGCTGGTCCGCACCGCCGCCGGCCTGCCCGACCTCACGGTCACCGTGGTCGGCCGGCAGGTGTGGCACGCCGCGGCCCAGGTCGCCGAACGGTTCCGGCACGGCCCCGTCTTCCTGGCCGGTGACGCCGCCCACGTCACCACCCCGTACGGGGGCTTCGGCATGAACTGCGGCATCGCCGACGCCGACAACCTGGCGTGGAAGCTCGCCGCCGTCCACCACGGCTGGGCAGCCCCGGAGCTGCTCGACACCTACGAACCCGAACGCCGACCGGTCGCTCTGGCCAGCGCCGCCGAGAGCCACCGGCGCCTGGTCGACACCATCGACGCGCAGCGTACCGGTGCGCCGCCGCGGGGCCGGCCCAGCGAAGGACTCGTCCTGGGATATCACTACGCCTCCGCCGCCGTCATCACCGACGGCGCGCCCCCACCCCCGGGGGATCCGGTCGCCGACTACGTCCCCACCGGCCGACCAGGGCACCGACTCCCCCACATCTGGCTCGACGAAGAGCAGACCCGATCCACGCTCGACCTGGTGACCGGTGACGGTCTCACACTGCTCGCAGGTCCTGCGGCGGCCTGGGTTCCGATCGCGGTCGAGCAGGCGCGGCTCGCCGAATTCCCACTGACCGTGCACGCCCTCGACGACGCGCTGCCACAGTCCACTCTGGCGGCCTTCCTCGACCGGTGCGGCCTGCGCGACGACGGTGGTCTCCTGCTGCGACCCGACGGCCATATCGGCTGGCGCACCCCTGGCACGCCCCGCAATGGCATCCGCGAGATGATGGACCGCGTGCGACAGCCAGCGCAGATGCCGGGGCGACGCCACCGCTGGCCAGCAGAAGGAGACACGTGA
- a CDS encoding YcnI family protein: MRHVPTRVALALLVGAAIALAPVGPAQAHVSVSPAQAAPGGFTTLTFRVPNERAEAATTSVRIVMPEATPITSAAVHKLAGWRATVEDGPLATPVKVGSATVTEAITSVTWTASTAADAIDGTQYQEFSVSVGPLPTTGDRIVFKALQTYADGVVSRWIEEPTPGGPEPENPAIVLRLDKAAATGVDEHGMPVAGAPTTAAVADRPAGVALAVAVAGVVLGAAALLLGLLNRTLGRPRR; this comes from the coding sequence ATGCGACACGTCCCCACTCGGGTCGCCCTGGCGTTGCTCGTGGGAGCGGCGATCGCGCTGGCGCCGGTCGGCCCAGCGCAGGCCCACGTCTCGGTGAGCCCGGCCCAGGCTGCACCGGGCGGATTCACCACCCTGACCTTCCGGGTGCCGAACGAACGCGCCGAGGCGGCGACGACAAGCGTACGCATCGTGATGCCCGAGGCCACGCCGATCACCTCGGCGGCGGTCCACAAGCTCGCCGGCTGGCGCGCGACTGTCGAGGACGGCCCTCTCGCCACACCGGTCAAGGTCGGCTCGGCGACCGTCACCGAGGCGATCACCTCAGTCACCTGGACGGCATCGACCGCTGCGGACGCCATCGACGGCACGCAGTACCAGGAGTTCAGCGTGTCCGTCGGCCCGTTGCCCACCACCGGCGATCGGATCGTGTTCAAGGCCCTCCAGACCTACGCCGACGGCGTGGTCTCCCGGTGGATCGAGGAGCCGACGCCCGGCGGCCCCGAGCCGGAGAACCCGGCCATCGTTCTGCGCCTGGACAAGGCGGCGGCCACCGGCGTCGACGAACACGGCATGCCGGTCGCGGGCGCCCCGACGACGGCGGCCGTGGCCGACCGGCCAGCGGGGGTGGCGCTGGCCGTCGCCGTGGCCGGTGTCGTCCTCGGTGCGGCGGCGCTGCTGCTGGGTCTGCTCAATCGGACGCTCGGCAGGCCCCGGCGGTAG
- a CDS encoding heavy metal-associated domain-containing protein, translating to MVQSTYQVRGMTCGHCAQSVTTELGSLPGVQSVDVDLAAGSVTVQSAEALPLVEVQRAVDEAGFELAGALV from the coding sequence ATCGTGCAATCCACGTACCAGGTTCGGGGTATGACCTGCGGGCACTGCGCCCAGTCCGTCACCACCGAGCTCGGCTCACTGCCGGGCGTCCAGAGCGTCGATGTCGATCTCGCGGCGGGCAGTGTCACCGTTCAGAGCGCCGAGGCCCTGCCTCTGGTCGAGGTGCAACGGGCGGTGGACGAGGCCGGCTTCGAGCTGGCGGGCGCGCTCGTATGA
- a CDS encoding heavy metal translocating P-type ATPase, which yields MTTTVDPLLTSLAIGGMTCAACANRIERKLNRIDGVRATVNFATATATVEHTPAVPVPDLVATVTAMGYTARPPAPPTGTDDSVDPTTTNTRRRLLAAAALAAPVLTLSMTPAIQFPYWQWVVAALTAPIVGWAGWPFHRAALVNARQVAATMDTLVSLGAVVSYLWSLWALLGTPAGRPDLRMSLSWFSGHDHPLYFEVGAALVTFLLAGRWLEARGRHRAGSAVRSLAELGAKDVAVLDANGAERRTPISDLRVGDLFVVRPGEKIATDGVVETGASAVDVAFLTGESVPVEVGPGSAVTGATVNTGGRLVVRASRVGADTRLAQITRLVTEAQAGKARIQRLADEVAGIFVPFVLVIALATFAGWLVLASTAAAVGVAVAVLIVACPCALGLATPTALLVGTGRGAQLGILIRGVAALESARRIDTIVLDKTGTLTTGRMRVTGVHPVSGVPRDDLLRVTAAVETCSEHPIAHAIVIAAGAELGPDLPQADDFHAEAGLGARGTVDRVRVTVGNTRLLALDGIDVAEVTDTVDTVVYVAWGGQLRGWITVADTVRESAEPTVRRLRALGLRPVLLTGDTAAAAGNVAAQVGLTEIIAGVTPEVKAATVRRLRGEGATVAMVGDGVNDAAALAEADLGLAIATGSDIAIEASDVTIVRAHAGTVDLTAVVDALTLARATLHTIKMNLFWAFAYNSLMIPLAAVGLVTPMLAAAAMACSSVLVVLNSLRLFRWRPAHLRSGETVEQHTTTAATY from the coding sequence ATGACCACCACCGTCGATCCGCTGCTCACCTCGCTCGCGATCGGGGGCATGACCTGCGCTGCCTGCGCCAACCGCATCGAGCGCAAACTCAACCGGATCGACGGCGTACGGGCGACGGTCAACTTCGCCACCGCCACCGCCACGGTGGAGCACACCCCGGCTGTTCCGGTGCCGGATCTGGTAGCCACGGTGACCGCGATGGGCTACACCGCCCGACCGCCGGCGCCCCCGACCGGCACCGACGACAGCGTCGACCCGACGACCACCAACACCCGACGACGGCTGCTCGCCGCGGCCGCGCTCGCCGCCCCGGTGCTGACGCTGTCGATGACACCAGCCATCCAGTTCCCGTACTGGCAGTGGGTCGTCGCCGCGCTGACGGCACCGATCGTCGGTTGGGCGGGTTGGCCGTTTCATCGGGCGGCGCTCGTCAACGCCCGCCAGGTCGCTGCCACGATGGACACGCTGGTCTCCCTCGGCGCAGTGGTCTCCTACCTGTGGAGCCTGTGGGCGCTGCTGGGCACCCCCGCCGGACGACCGGACCTGCGGATGAGCCTGTCCTGGTTCTCCGGGCACGACCATCCGCTGTACTTCGAGGTCGGCGCCGCCCTGGTGACGTTCCTGCTGGCCGGCCGCTGGCTCGAGGCCCGGGGCCGCCACCGGGCCGGTTCGGCCGTACGCTCGCTGGCCGAGTTGGGCGCCAAGGACGTCGCCGTCCTCGACGCCAACGGCGCCGAACGGCGTACCCCGATCAGCGACCTGCGCGTCGGCGACCTGTTCGTGGTGCGTCCCGGCGAGAAGATCGCCACCGACGGCGTGGTCGAGACCGGCGCCAGCGCGGTCGACGTCGCCTTCCTCACCGGAGAAAGCGTCCCGGTCGAGGTGGGTCCGGGTTCGGCGGTGACCGGAGCCACCGTGAACACCGGAGGTCGGCTCGTCGTGCGGGCGAGTCGGGTCGGCGCCGACACCCGCCTCGCGCAGATCACCCGCCTGGTGACCGAGGCCCAGGCGGGCAAGGCCCGGATTCAGCGCCTCGCTGACGAGGTCGCGGGGATCTTCGTCCCGTTCGTCTTGGTGATCGCCCTGGCCACCTTCGCCGGGTGGCTTGTCCTGGCCTCCACCGCGGCGGCGGTCGGGGTGGCCGTGGCGGTGCTGATCGTCGCCTGTCCGTGCGCTCTCGGCCTGGCCACGCCCACCGCCCTGCTCGTGGGCACCGGTCGGGGCGCGCAACTGGGCATCTTGATCCGTGGGGTGGCGGCGCTGGAGTCGGCCCGTCGCATCGACACCATCGTGCTCGACAAGACCGGCACCCTGACCACCGGCCGGATGCGGGTCACCGGCGTGCATCCCGTCTCGGGTGTACCCAGAGACGACCTGCTGCGCGTGACCGCCGCCGTCGAGACGTGCTCCGAACACCCGATCGCCCACGCCATCGTGATCGCCGCCGGGGCCGAGCTCGGGCCGGACCTGCCACAGGCCGACGATTTCCACGCCGAGGCGGGGCTAGGGGCCCGGGGCACCGTCGACCGGGTCCGCGTCACCGTCGGAAACACCCGGCTCCTGGCGCTCGACGGCATCGACGTGGCCGAGGTGACGGACACCGTGGACACGGTCGTCTACGTGGCCTGGGGCGGCCAGCTGCGGGGGTGGATCACCGTGGCCGACACGGTGCGTGAGTCCGCCGAGCCCACCGTGCGGCGGCTGCGGGCGCTCGGGCTGCGCCCGGTCCTGTTGACCGGTGACACCGCCGCGGCGGCGGGCAATGTGGCCGCGCAGGTAGGACTGACGGAGATCATTGCCGGGGTCACTCCGGAGGTCAAAGCTGCCACGGTGCGGCGGTTGCGCGGTGAGGGCGCGACGGTGGCCATGGTCGGCGATGGCGTCAACGACGCGGCCGCTCTCGCCGAAGCCGACCTCGGGTTGGCGATCGCGACCGGCAGCGACATCGCCATCGAGGCCAGTGACGTGACGATCGTCCGCGCTCACGCGGGCACCGTGGACCTTACCGCCGTGGTCGACGCGCTGACCCTGGCCCGGGCGACCCTGCACACCATCAAGATGAACCTGTTCTGGGCGTTCGCCTACAACAGCCTGATGATCCCGCTGGCCGCCGTCGGGCTGGTCACCCCAATGCTCGCCGCCGCCGCAATGGCCTGCTCCAGCGTGCTCGTCGTTCTCAACAGCCTGCGCCTGTTCCGCTGGCGGCCGGCGCACCTGAGATCTGGCGAGACGGTGGAGCAGCATACGACGACAGCCGCCACATATTGA